From one Planktothrix agardhii NIES-204 genomic stretch:
- a CDS encoding hypothetical protein (hypothetical protein CWATWH0003_3456) has protein sequence MEILKQLIKESIREVLREERLSLMQVLIPDVSDQEMKEISKKFYSPEKYDEHDSVDMTNWVNNEN, from the coding sequence ATGGAAATATTAAAACAACTGATAAAAGAAAGCATTCGAGAAGTTCTTAGAGAAGAACGTCTCTCGTTAATGCAAGTTTTAATTCCTGATGTCAGTGATCAAGAGATGAAAGAAATTAGTAAAAAATTTTATTCGCCTGAAAAATATGATGAACATGATTCTGTAGATATGACAAATTGGGTGAATAATGAAAATTAG
- a CDS encoding GTP-binding protein HSR1-related — MTDQNSTFKSALVGEKFNKILDYFDKSLADGNLLELTKIREKLREELKEYREDGVLSVAFIGQYSSGKSTIISALTGNRDIKIDADIATDRTTAYNWNGIKIIDTPGLFTERQDHDQITYEAINKADLLVFCLTYMLFDSITVENFKNLAYNKGYRWKMMLVVNKMSDGAGEEEELIANYRESLAQALKPYSLDEFPVCFIDAKDYCEGIDEKEDFLIEISRFQTFINALNKFVQKRSAFVKFDTPIRIALGFVDEAELIFTRNSPEDNAFLEILTRLSRVLRKERSRLQTKVKNIALKMSSQIVKQGTVLANAVGTDEDFALLNQQSELNVKKHYETAEAELQNVINAAVEDVRQEFEAIFQDNLVQSFVACLDKNQTVSANNVSAGIDMERLKGQVTWIKAIGETAGVEVSKLATNNLLKTGGQGFLHSIDVAGSSLHQAVLEVGKFVGFKFKPWQAVGIAKDIGNVASFLGPILAVVSVGVDLVEMQKENQRQQQMADSRRNITSQFQVIAKDLEDQILQQEKDFEQEVYEEIDKKIAQARQDQQEAIAASNTGLQKLIKIRNNLGKILDYISRISNNSDA, encoded by the coding sequence ATGACTGATCAAAACTCTACCTTTAAATCGGCTTTAGTGGGTGAAAAATTTAATAAAATTTTGGATTATTTTGATAAATCACTCGCTGACGGCAATCTCCTAGAACTAACAAAAATTCGAGAAAAGCTGCGAGAGGAGTTAAAGGAATATCGAGAAGATGGGGTTTTAAGTGTTGCTTTTATTGGGCAATATAGCTCAGGTAAATCAACCATAATTTCTGCATTAACCGGAAACAGAGATATTAAAATTGATGCGGATATTGCGACAGATAGAACAACCGCTTATAACTGGAATGGGATTAAAATTATTGACACGCCAGGGTTATTTACTGAACGCCAAGATCATGATCAAATTACATACGAGGCAATTAATAAAGCTGACTTACTGGTATTTTGTCTAACTTATATGCTGTTTGACTCTATCACAGTTGAGAATTTCAAAAACTTAGCCTATAACAAAGGTTATCGCTGGAAAATGATGTTAGTTGTTAATAAAATGTCAGATGGAGCCGGAGAGGAAGAAGAACTGATTGCTAATTATCGTGAAAGTTTAGCTCAAGCACTAAAACCCTACAGTCTTGATGAATTTCCAGTTTGTTTTATTGATGCAAAAGATTATTGTGAAGGGATTGATGAAAAAGAAGATTTCCTGATAGAGATTAGTCGCTTTCAAACTTTTATTAATGCTTTAAATAAATTTGTTCAAAAACGCTCTGCTTTTGTTAAATTCGATACTCCCATTCGGATTGCTTTAGGTTTTGTTGATGAAGCGGAATTAATTTTTACTCGAAATTCTCCTGAAGATAATGCTTTTTTAGAGATTTTAACTCGTCTTTCCCGTGTTCTTCGTAAAGAACGCAGTCGTTTACAAACGAAAGTTAAAAATATTGCTTTGAAAATGTCCTCACAAATTGTCAAACAAGGAACCGTTTTAGCAAATGCGGTAGGAACAGATGAAGATTTTGCTCTCTTAAATCAACAAAGTGAACTGAATGTTAAAAAACATTATGAAACAGCCGAAGCCGAATTACAAAATGTTATTAATGCTGCGGTAGAGGATGTTCGTCAAGAATTTGAAGCCATTTTTCAGGATAATTTAGTTCAGTCTTTTGTTGCTTGCCTCGACAAAAATCAAACAGTTTCGGCTAATAATGTTAGTGCAGGCATAGATATGGAACGTTTAAAAGGTCAAGTCACCTGGATTAAAGCGATTGGCGAAACCGCAGGAGTAGAAGTTTCTAAACTGGCTACCAACAATTTACTAAAAACTGGAGGACAAGGCTTTTTACATTCTATAGATGTAGCGGGTAGTAGTTTGCATCAAGCTGTTTTAGAAGTTGGCAAATTTGTCGGATTTAAGTTTAAACCTTGGCAAGCAGTGGGAATTGCTAAAGATATTGGAAATGTTGCTAGTTTTTTAGGCCCTATTCTTGCAGTTGTTTCTGTTGGTGTTGACTTGGTAGAAATGCAAAAAGAGAATCAACGTCAACAACAAATGGCTGATAGTCGCAGAAATATTACGAGCCAGTTTCAAGTCATTGCTAAAGATTTAGAAGATCAAATCTTGCAGCAAGAGAAGGATTTTGAGCAGGAAGTTTATGAAGAAATTGACAAGAAAATAGCTCAAGCCCGCCAAGACCAACAAGAGGCGATAGCAGCTTCTAATACTGGGTTGCAAAAACTTATAAAAATCCGCAATAATTTAGGAAAAATCCTTGATTATATTAGCCGAATCAGCAACAATTCAGATGCTTAA
- a CDS encoding GTP-binding protein HSR1-related: MSNYSPVVDPSLDYQFLLVTHMVCADQQIHSEESKTLHELAVEVQIGERTIAEMEKILGQEDDQLSVEEIAKQILPGQQQEAMNQILALAYVDGFCSVLERKMAQQVAQLWNWPEGEVQKQLIEAGAFSDTHSIIGSEKQELSMGARLLKKAGTFLSQSLIDNLAKFVGKTEKVEQLRQEILLSGPEYDQAIRQCAAIAEEDYQYAYLAFVKTDSALKNLQKSIKLTVQSIEDKKTGNAQANLTTQEVVKQLKATEEVLTGQIIQQLESIQDSLRSKRQALNYFSIAFMGRTKTGKTTLHAIITNDGWDAIGVGKQRTTRFNRVYEWKNIRIIDTPGIGAPGGKSDEEIAESIIDESDIICYVVTDDSIQESEFHFLRLLKEKAKPLIILLNVHKNFKDSKRGPYELDKFLKDPNKLFAMEGQSGLRGHIDRIQRYAQEYYANDYFDIIPVMLLAAQMSREPEHQHHQDQLFKASRIQNFLDSIRSSLMKHGKIRRSQTLLGSTVGSIDNPNLTTTEKAPLQWVQEQSKIYHQLSDTLNSKQGGISNKVQKTQKDTQAFLLQQIETIFQDAINAVPTFAENHWQSNELELTLGWEKTLNSLQFEQRLRGSYEESSKTFNKEVQEILEEVGRELELVAQIGQYKFSFKEQGSINFRDIFRISGSILLIASAILAFVSPPIALVVSIVGGLVGFAKNLFKSKEQKRREAVQKISEELYTQLNQEKRKYLKQADENFIQSCQSIITAIEVYFNNLIEGLHDIAKQLDKANNKLKDNSNWLNRGYAKRIIDWLNDRDEELNPQNINNSIKKVERNFGQKIFIQTKVKISINKSSEELKMVLQEDLIINEPKIS; the protein is encoded by the coding sequence ATGTCTAATTATTCCCCAGTCGTTGACCCGTCCCTCGACTATCAGTTTTTGCTGGTGACTCACATGGTCTGTGCTGATCAACAGATTCACAGTGAAGAATCCAAAACACTTCATGAACTTGCGGTTGAAGTTCAGATCGGAGAACGCACGATCGCAGAAATGGAAAAAATATTAGGTCAAGAGGACGATCAGCTATCGGTTGAGGAGATCGCAAAGCAGATCCTACCCGGTCAGCAACAAGAAGCGATGAACCAAATTTTAGCGCTCGCTTATGTCGATGGATTTTGTTCTGTGTTGGAGCGAAAAATGGCGCAACAGGTCGCTCAACTTTGGAATTGGCCAGAGGGAGAAGTTCAGAAACAATTAATCGAAGCGGGTGCATTTTCCGATACTCATTCAATTATTGGTAGTGAGAAGCAAGAACTTTCAATGGGAGCGCGTTTACTGAAAAAAGCGGGTACTTTTCTATCCCAATCACTCATTGATAATTTAGCTAAATTTGTAGGGAAAACCGAAAAAGTTGAGCAACTACGACAGGAAATTTTATTATCCGGCCCAGAATATGATCAAGCAATCCGTCAATGTGCTGCTATTGCAGAAGAAGATTATCAATATGCGTATTTGGCATTCGTGAAAACTGACTCGGCTTTAAAAAATTTACAGAAAAGCATTAAATTAACGGTTCAATCTATTGAAGACAAAAAAACAGGGAACGCTCAAGCAAACCTAACGACTCAGGAAGTCGTAAAACAGCTTAAAGCAACTGAAGAAGTACTGACTGGACAAATTATTCAACAACTAGAAAGTATACAAGATTCACTGCGTTCTAAAAGACAGGCATTGAATTACTTTAGTATTGCGTTTATGGGTCGAACTAAAACCGGAAAAACGACACTTCACGCTATTATTACTAATGATGGGTGGGATGCGATCGGGGTCGGAAAACAACGAACCACCCGATTTAATCGTGTTTATGAATGGAAAAATATCAGAATTATTGATACCCCTGGAATTGGTGCGCCTGGAGGGAAAAGCGATGAAGAAATTGCTGAAAGTATTATTGATGAATCAGATATTATTTGTTATGTTGTTACCGATGATAGTATTCAAGAAAGCGAATTTCATTTTTTACGACTTTTAAAAGAAAAAGCCAAGCCTTTAATTATTCTATTGAACGTTCACAAAAACTTTAAAGACTCAAAACGTGGCCCTTATGAATTAGATAAATTTCTCAAAGATCCTAATAAACTGTTTGCCATGGAAGGTCAAAGTGGTTTAAGAGGACATATTGATCGAATTCAACGTTATGCTCAAGAATATTATGCCAATGATTACTTTGATATTATTCCTGTAATGTTATTGGCGGCTCAAATGTCGCGTGAACCTGAACATCAGCATCATCAAGATCAACTTTTTAAAGCCAGCAGAATCCAAAACTTTTTAGACTCAATTCGATCTTCTCTAATGAAACATGGAAAAATTAGAAGATCGCAAACTCTACTCGGTTCTACCGTTGGCTCAATTGATAATCCTAACTTAACAACTACTGAAAAAGCACCCTTACAATGGGTTCAAGAACAATCAAAAATTTATCATCAACTTAGCGATACTCTTAATAGTAAACAAGGGGGAATTTCCAACAAGGTTCAGAAAACCCAAAAAGATACCCAAGCTTTTTTATTGCAGCAAATTGAGACAATTTTTCAAGATGCAATTAATGCAGTTCCGACTTTTGCAGAAAATCATTGGCAGTCCAATGAACTGGAATTAACATTAGGATGGGAGAAAACTCTTAACTCCTTACAATTTGAGCAACGGTTAAGAGGGAGTTATGAAGAATCCAGTAAAACCTTTAATAAAGAAGTTCAAGAAATATTAGAGGAAGTCGGTCGTGAGCTAGAGCTTGTCGCCCAAATTGGACAATATAAATTTAGTTTTAAGGAACAAGGCTCTATTAATTTTCGCGATATTTTTAGAATCAGTGGTAGTATTTTACTGATAGCTTCTGCTATTTTAGCGTTTGTTTCTCCCCCTATAGCTTTAGTTGTTAGCATTGTAGGTGGACTGGTAGGTTTTGCTAAAAACTTGTTTAAGTCTAAGGAGCAAAAAAGACGAGAAGCCGTTCAAAAAATCTCTGAGGAATTATATACACAGCTTAACCAGGAGAAACGCAAATATCTTAAGCAAGCCGATGAGAATTTCATTCAATCTTGTCAAAGTATTATCACAGCAATCGAGGTTTATTTTAATAATTTAATCGAAGGATTACATGATATTGCTAAACAGTTAGATAAGGCAAATAATAAACTTAAGGATAATTCTAACTGGCTTAATCGTGGTTATGCCAAACGAATTATTGACTGGCTGAATGATCGAGATGAAGAATTAAATCCTCAAAATATCAATAACAGCATTAAAAAAGTTGAGAGAAATTTTGGTCAGAAAATTTTTATCCAGACAAAAGTTAAGATTTCGATCAATAAATCCTCAGAAGAACTTAAAATGGTACTTCAAGAGGATCTGATCATCAATGAGCCTAAAATCTCGTAA
- the clpC gene encoding ATP-dependent Clp protease ATP-binding subunit ClpC, with protein sequence MFEYFSDKAIKAVMLAQEEARRLGHNFVGTEQILVGLMSEGTSVAAKTLKAQGLALREVQKEVEAIIGRGSGFLPVEIPFTPRAKRIFETAMKEARQMGNNYIGPEHILLGLLQDNEGVASKVLENLGVDRSQVRTEVIRSLGEEATVAPGGGSRSKSTKTATLDEFGTNLTQLAAEGKLDPMIGRQREIERVIQILGRRTKNNPVLVGEPGVGKTAIAEGLAQRIVNNDVPDVLENKQVISLSMGTLIAGTRFRGEFEERLKTIVEEIRTAGNIILVIDEIHTIVGAGSIEGTMDASNMLKPALARGELQCLGATTLDEYRKYIERDAALERRFQPVMVGEPTVEETVEILFGLRRAYEQHHQLTISDQALYAAATLSDRYISDRFLPDKAIDLIDEAGSRVRVMNSKVPPELRELKRELTKVIGEKETAVKLQDFDQASELRDRELEIKDRLETPTEKTNIAGTGLVVTEDDIAEILAAWTGINVNKLTESESVKLLKLEDILHERLIGQNEAVGAVSRAIRRARVGLKNPDRPIASFIFSGPTGVGKTELTKALATYFFGAEEAMIRLDMSEYMERHTVSKLIGSPPGFVGYEEGGQLTEAVRRRPYTVVLFDEIEKAHPDVFNLLLQILEDGRLTDAKGRTVSFKNTLIIMTSNVGSKVIEKGGGGLGFEWGAASEADQQYNRIKNLVHEELKQYFRPEFLNRLDEIIVFRQLEKSEVKQIAEILLRDLLARLTERDITLTVSEGFKDHLVNVGFDPKYGARPLRRALMNLLEDALAEALLAGTIKDGDRAFIDVDQQGKVTISPGDHAPNSINEYAVTNS encoded by the coding sequence ATGTTTGAATACTTCTCGGATAAGGCAATTAAGGCGGTGATGTTAGCTCAGGAAGAAGCCCGACGCCTGGGACATAACTTTGTAGGAACAGAACAAATTCTTGTGGGCTTGATGAGTGAAGGAACCAGTGTTGCTGCCAAAACCTTGAAGGCGCAAGGGTTAGCCCTCCGTGAAGTCCAAAAAGAAGTTGAGGCAATTATTGGTCGTGGGTCAGGTTTCCTGCCCGTGGAAATTCCCTTTACCCCCAGGGCCAAACGCATCTTTGAAACCGCGATGAAAGAAGCGCGACAAATGGGCAATAACTATATCGGCCCCGAACATATCTTACTCGGATTACTCCAAGACAACGAAGGAGTGGCATCAAAAGTCCTAGAAAATCTGGGGGTTGACCGTTCTCAAGTGCGGACTGAGGTAATTCGATCCCTGGGAGAAGAAGCCACCGTCGCCCCGGGGGGAGGAAGTCGCAGCAAGTCCACCAAAACCGCCACCCTGGACGAATTTGGCACAAACCTCACCCAACTGGCCGCCGAAGGCAAACTTGACCCGATGATCGGTCGTCAACGGGAAATTGAGCGGGTAATTCAAATTCTGGGACGCCGCACCAAAAATAACCCCGTGTTGGTGGGTGAACCCGGCGTCGGAAAAACCGCCATTGCGGAAGGCTTAGCCCAACGCATTGTTAATAACGATGTTCCCGATGTCCTGGAAAACAAACAAGTGATCAGCTTGAGCATGGGAACTTTAATTGCTGGAACTCGTTTTCGGGGGGAATTTGAAGAACGCCTAAAAACCATTGTCGAAGAAATTCGTACCGCCGGAAATATCATTTTAGTGATTGATGAAATTCATACCATTGTGGGTGCGGGTTCCATTGAAGGGACTATGGACGCCTCCAATATGCTCAAACCCGCCCTCGCCCGGGGTGAGTTGCAATGCTTAGGGGCGACGACCCTGGATGAATACCGCAAATATATTGAACGGGATGCGGCCCTGGAACGGCGGTTCCAACCCGTGATGGTCGGTGAACCCACAGTGGAAGAAACCGTGGAAATTCTGTTCGGGCTGCGTCGAGCTTATGAACAACACCATCAATTAACGATTTCCGATCAGGCATTATACGCGGCGGCGACCCTATCCGATCGTTATATTAGCGATCGCTTTTTACCCGATAAAGCCATTGATTTAATTGATGAAGCGGGTTCGCGAGTTCGGGTGATGAATTCCAAAGTTCCCCCCGAATTACGGGAATTAAAACGGGAATTAACTAAAGTTATTGGCGAAAAAGAAACGGCGGTCAAACTCCAAGATTTCGATCAAGCTAGTGAACTGCGCGATCGCGAATTGGAAATCAAAGATAGACTGGAAACCCCCACTGAAAAAACCAATATAGCGGGTACGGGTTTAGTTGTAACTGAAGACGATATTGCCGAAATTTTAGCGGCTTGGACAGGTATTAATGTCAATAAATTAACCGAATCGGAATCGGTAAAATTATTGAAATTGGAAGATATCTTACATGAACGTTTAATTGGTCAAAATGAAGCGGTTGGCGCCGTTTCTCGTGCTATTCGTCGCGCCCGGGTGGGATTAAAAAATCCCGATCGCCCCATTGCCAGTTTCATTTTTTCTGGCCCCACGGGAGTCGGAAAAACCGAATTAACTAAAGCCCTAGCCACCTATTTCTTTGGGGCAGAAGAAGCGATGATTCGCTTAGATATGTCGGAATATATGGAACGACATACGGTGTCTAAATTAATCGGTTCTCCCCCAGGATTTGTTGGCTATGAAGAAGGAGGGCAATTAACTGAAGCTGTCCGTCGTCGTCCCTATACGGTGGTGCTATTTGACGAAATTGAAAAAGCCCATCCCGATGTCTTCAATTTGTTATTACAAATCTTAGAAGATGGTCGTTTAACCGACGCTAAAGGTCGCACAGTCAGTTTCAAAAATACCTTAATTATTATGACCTCAAACGTGGGTTCTAAGGTAATTGAAAAAGGCGGCGGTGGTTTAGGATTTGAATGGGGTGCTGCTTCTGAAGCAGATCAGCAATATAACCGGATTAAAAATTTAGTCCATGAGGAACTCAAGCAATATTTCCGACCGGAATTTCTTAACCGTTTGGATGAAATTATTGTCTTCCGTCAATTGGAAAAATCCGAAGTTAAACAAATTGCCGAAATCTTACTCCGAGATCTGTTAGCCAGGTTAACAGAAAGGGATATTACTTTAACCGTTAGTGAAGGGTTTAAAGATCATTTAGTTAATGTGGGTTTTGATCCTAAATATGGGGCCAGACCCTTACGTCGAGCCTTAATGAATCTGTTAGAAGATGCCTTAGCTGAAGCCTTATTAGCTGGAACAATTAAGGATGGCGATCGGGCATTTATTGATGTGGATCAACAGGGAAAAGTCACGATTTCACCCGGAGATCATGCCCCGAATTCTATTAATGAATACGCCGTTACCAATTCCTAA
- the ileS gene encoding isoleucyl-tRNA synthetase: protein MTEAKSYKDSVNLPQTKFDMRANAVKREPEIQAFWAEQEIYQRLSQNNPGELFILHDGPPYANGTLHIGHALNKILKDIINRYQILQGRKVRYVPGWDCHGLPIELKVLQNMKAGEREQLTPLTLRHKARDFALQAVEQQKTGFKRYGVWGDWEHPYLTLKPEYEAAQIGVFGKMVLEGYIYRGHKPVHWSPSSKTALAEAELEYPEGHISRSLFAAFKLLTVSEPLRELLTPFLSELGVAIWTTTPWTIPGNLAVAVNPALNYAVVEVGESDKPVGFKYLIVAEDLAEQLSGTLGYSLTVKATFKGQDLENCTYKHPLFNRKSPIVIGGDYITTESGTGLVHTAPGHGQEDYIVGQKYGLPILSPVDDQGNFTDEAGKFEGLNVLGEGNGAIIDALTEVNSLLKEEPYQHKYPYDWRTKKPTIFRATEQWFASVEGFRDAALKAISEVKWIPAQGENRITSMVSDRSDWCISRQRSWGVPIPVFYDEETNEPLLNETTINHVQTIIAERGSDAWWELSIEELLPPEYRNNGKNYRKGTDTMDVWFDSGSSWAAVANQRPELKYPADMYLEGSDQHRGWFQSSLLTSVANYGHAPYKTVLTHGFVLDEKGMKMSKSIGNVVDPAIVIEGGKNQQQEPPYGADILRLWVSSVDYSSDVPLGKNILKQMADVYRKIRNTARFLLGNLHDFDPIKDTVKYEELPDLDQYMLHRITEVFTEVTESFESYQFFRFFQVIQNFCVVDLSNFYLDVAKDRLYISGADGFRRRSCQTVLAVALENLVKAIAPVLCHTAEDIWQNIPYSTPQTSVFEAGWVRLEKHWEKPELGTLWQQLRQIRSDVNVVMEKARQDKMIGASLEAKVLLYIADEDLRQQMQQMNPETIELKANNGVDELRYLLICSQVELLDTPEPLNGLQYNQQFEDLGIGVVKADGEKCDRCWNYSVHVGESKEDPTICERCIEALAGTF from the coding sequence GTGACAGAAGCCAAATCCTATAAAGATAGCGTCAACTTGCCCCAAACAAAATTTGATATGCGGGCAAATGCCGTGAAGCGAGAACCGGAAATCCAAGCCTTTTGGGCTGAACAGGAAATTTATCAACGCCTATCACAAAATAACCCCGGCGAATTATTTATTTTACATGATGGGCCCCCCTATGCGAACGGGACGCTGCATATTGGTCATGCTCTAAATAAAATTCTTAAAGATATTATTAATCGCTATCAAATTTTACAGGGTCGTAAAGTTCGTTATGTTCCCGGGTGGGACTGTCATGGTTTACCCATTGAATTGAAAGTATTACAAAACATGAAAGCTGGGGAAAGGGAACAATTAACCCCCTTAACTTTGCGTCACAAAGCCAGGGATTTCGCCTTACAAGCCGTTGAACAACAGAAAACCGGTTTCAAACGCTATGGGGTTTGGGGAGACTGGGAACACCCCTATTTAACCTTAAAACCCGAATATGAAGCCGCCCAAATTGGTGTATTTGGGAAGATGGTTTTAGAGGGATATATTTACCGAGGACATAAACCCGTACACTGGAGTCCGAGTTCTAAAACCGCCTTAGCGGAAGCGGAATTAGAATATCCAGAAGGTCACATTTCCCGCAGTTTATTTGCCGCTTTTAAACTGTTAACCGTATCTGAACCTTTGCGGGAATTATTAACGCCATTTCTATCAGAATTAGGGGTAGCAATTTGGACAACAACTCCTTGGACAATTCCAGGTAATTTAGCCGTTGCAGTTAACCCGGCTTTAAATTATGCCGTTGTGGAAGTTGGGGAAAGTGACAAACCTGTGGGTTTTAAATATTTAATTGTGGCAGAAGATTTGGCTGAACAATTATCAGGAACCTTGGGTTATTCCTTAACAGTTAAAGCCACGTTTAAAGGGCAGGATTTAGAAAATTGTACCTACAAACATCCCCTATTTAATCGGAAAAGTCCGATAGTTATTGGTGGGGATTATATTACCACCGAATCCGGTACGGGATTAGTTCATACCGCCCCCGGTCATGGTCAAGAAGACTATATTGTCGGTCAAAAATATGGTTTACCGATTTTATCCCCTGTGGATGATCAAGGAAACTTTACCGATGAAGCTGGAAAATTTGAAGGATTAAATGTTTTAGGTGAGGGAAATGGGGCTATTATTGATGCTTTAACAGAAGTTAATTCCCTATTAAAAGAAGAACCCTATCAACATAAATATCCCTACGATTGGCGCACAAAAAAACCGACAATTTTTCGGGCTACAGAACAATGGTTTGCCTCCGTTGAAGGGTTCCGAGATGCAGCTTTAAAAGCAATTTCTGAGGTTAAATGGATTCCCGCCCAAGGGGAAAATCGGATTACTTCTATGGTAAGCGATCGCAGTGATTGGTGTATTTCTCGACAACGGAGTTGGGGGGTTCCCATTCCGGTTTTTTATGATGAAGAAACCAACGAACCCCTATTAAATGAAACCACAATTAATCACGTTCAAACTATTATTGCGGAAAGGGGTTCGGATGCTTGGTGGGAGTTATCAATTGAGGAATTATTACCCCCAGAATACCGCAATAATGGCAAGAATTACCGCAAGGGAACCGACACCATGGATGTGTGGTTTGATTCGGGGTCTTCCTGGGCAGCGGTGGCGAATCAACGCCCAGAATTAAAGTATCCGGCGGATATGTATTTAGAAGGTTCTGATCAACATCGGGGCTGGTTTCAATCGAGTTTATTAACCAGTGTAGCTAACTATGGTCATGCTCCCTATAAAACCGTATTAACCCATGGATTTGTCCTCGATGAAAAGGGGATGAAAATGAGTAAATCCATAGGAAATGTCGTTGATCCTGCAATTGTAATTGAAGGGGGGAAAAATCAACAGCAAGAACCGCCCTATGGGGCTGATATTCTGCGGTTGTGGGTGTCCTCGGTAGATTATTCTTCGGATGTTCCTTTGGGGAAAAATATCCTCAAACAGATGGCAGATGTTTACCGCAAAATTAGAAATACCGCCCGATTTTTATTGGGGAATTTGCACGATTTTGATCCGATAAAAGATACGGTTAAATACGAAGAATTGCCGGATTTAGATCAATATATGTTACACCGGATTACGGAGGTTTTTACTGAGGTAACAGAATCCTTTGAAAGTTATCAATTCTTTCGATTCTTCCAGGTGATTCAGAATTTCTGTGTGGTGGATTTGTCTAATTTCTATTTAGATGTTGCCAAAGATCGGTTATATATTAGTGGGGCTGATGGGTTTCGGCGTCGGAGTTGTCAAACGGTTTTAGCGGTGGCGTTAGAAAATTTGGTAAAAGCGATCGCCCCCGTATTATGTCATACAGCCGAGGATATTTGGCAAAATATTCCCTATTCTACACCCCAGACTTCTGTGTTTGAAGCGGGTTGGGTAAGGTTAGAAAAACACTGGGAAAAGCCAGAATTAGGGACGTTATGGCAACAGTTACGACAAATTAGAAGTGATGTTAATGTTGTCATGGAAAAAGCCCGTCAGGATAAAATGATTGGTGCATCCTTAGAGGCTAAAGTGTTGTTATATATTGCGGATGAGGATTTGCGTCAACAGATGCAACAAATGAACCCCGAAACCATCGAATTAAAAGCAAATAATGGGGTGGATGAATTGCGTTATTTGTTGATTTGTTCCCAGGTTGAACTATTAGATACCCCTGAACCTTTAAACGGTTTACAGTATAACCAACAGTTTGAAGATTTGGGAATTGGTGTGGTGAAAGCAGATGGGGAAAAATGCGATCGCTGTTGGAATTATTCCGTCCATGTTGGAGAATCAAAAGAAGATCCTACAATTTGTGAACGTTGTATTGAGGCGTTAGCAGGAACCTTTTAA